A genomic stretch from Shewanella woodyi ATCC 51908 includes:
- the frr gene encoding ribosome recycling factor: MLNEIKKDAQDRMDKCVEATKTQMAKVRTGRAHPSLLDSIKVPYYGSLTPLKQVGNVSIEDSRTLAISVFDSTMIPAVEKAIMSSDLGLNPMSAGATIRVPLPALTEERRKDLIKVVRAEAENGRIAVRNVRRDANSDVKALEKEKECTEDDVHRSEDEVQKFTDAHIKLIDEILAAKEAELMEV, from the coding sequence GTGCTAAACGAAATTAAGAAAGATGCTCAGGATCGCATGGATAAATGCGTTGAAGCGACTAAGACACAGATGGCTAAGGTTCGTACTGGCCGTGCACATCCAAGCCTACTAGATTCGATTAAAGTGCCTTACTACGGCTCTTTAACGCCACTAAAGCAAGTGGGTAATGTTTCTATTGAAGATTCACGTACTCTGGCTATTTCAGTATTTGATAGCACGATGATCCCAGCTGTAGAGAAGGCGATCATGAGCTCAGATCTAGGTCTAAACCCTATGTCTGCTGGTGCAACAATCAGAGTGCCGCTTCCTGCATTAACTGAAGAGCGTCGTAAAGACCTTATCAAAGTGGTTCGTGCTGAAGCTGAAAACGGCCGTATCGCTGTTCGTAACGTTCGTCGTGACGCTAACTCAGATGTTAAAGCCCTAGAGAAAGAGAAAGAGTGTACAGAAGATGATGTACACCGCAGTGAAGATGAAGTGCAAAAGTTTACCGATGCACACATTAAACTGATTGATGAGATATTGGCTGCAAAAGAAGCAGAGTTGATGGAAGTCTAA
- the pyrH gene encoding UMP kinase yields MSTNPKPAFRRILLKLSGEALMGEEGFGIDPKVLDRMAQEIKELVELGIQVGVVIGGGNLFRGEGLAQAGMNRVVGDHMGMLATVMNGLAMRDALHRAYVNARLMSAIPLKGVCDDYNWAEAISLLKSGRVVIFAAGTGNPFCTTDSAACLRGIEIEAEVVLKGTKVDGVYSDDPVKNPDAVKYDEMGYDEVLEKELKVMDLAAFTMARDHDMPLLVFNMNKPGALRRVIMGEHEGTMIRASRPE; encoded by the coding sequence ATGAGCACGAATCCTAAACCTGCATTTCGACGTATTCTTCTTAAACTCAGTGGTGAAGCCCTAATGGGCGAAGAAGGCTTTGGCATAGATCCTAAAGTGTTGGATCGTATGGCTCAGGAGATAAAAGAACTGGTTGAGCTTGGCATTCAGGTAGGTGTTGTTATCGGTGGTGGTAACTTATTTCGTGGGGAAGGGCTAGCACAGGCTGGTATGAACCGCGTAGTGGGTGATCACATGGGTATGCTAGCAACTGTGATGAACGGCTTGGCGATGCGTGATGCATTGCACCGTGCCTATGTAAATGCAAGACTGATGTCTGCAATTCCGCTTAAAGGCGTATGTGATGATTATAACTGGGCAGAAGCGATTAGCTTACTAAAATCCGGCCGTGTTGTTATTTTTGCTGCGGGTACTGGTAATCCATTCTGCACAACTGACTCTGCTGCCTGTTTACGCGGTATTGAGATCGAAGCTGAAGTCGTTTTAAAGGGCACAAAAGTAGACGGCGTTTACTCAGATGACCCTGTTAAAAATCCAGATGCAGTAAAGTACGACGAAATGGGTTACGATGAAGTACTTGAAAAAGAATTAAAAGTGATGGATCTTGCTGCGTTTACCATGGCGAGAGATCACGATATGCCTCTATTGGTATTTAACATGAACAAACCTGGTGCTCTACGCCGCGTTATTATGGGTGAGCATGAAGGGACTATGATCAGGGCAAGCCGTCCCGAGTAA
- the tsf gene encoding translation elongation factor Ts, with translation MAITAAQVKELRDRTGAGMMDCKKALTETAGDIELAIDNMRKSGAAKAAKKAGNIAAEGTILIKNGEGYAALLEVNCQTDFVAKDSNFLAFANEVLDVAAASKVTIEDLKAQFEETRVALVAKIGENINVRRVEYIDGANLAQYRHGERIGVVVTGEADEETLKHVAMHVAASKPEYVNPSDVPAEVVEKEKALQIEIAMNEGKPAEIAEKMVIGRMKKFTGEVSLTGQAYIMEPKKTVGEVLKEKGASVSNFIRLEVGEGIERKEEDFAAEVAAQIAATKA, from the coding sequence ATGGCAATTACTGCTGCCCAAGTTAAAGAACTTCGTGACCGCACTGGCGCTGGCATGATGGACTGTAAAAAAGCACTGACTGAAACAGCCGGTGACATCGAACTAGCGATTGATAACATGCGTAAGAGCGGTGCTGCAAAGGCTGCTAAGAAAGCAGGTAACATCGCTGCTGAAGGTACAATCCTAATTAAGAATGGCGAAGGTTATGCCGCGCTGTTAGAAGTTAACTGTCAAACTGACTTCGTAGCAAAAGATTCTAACTTCCTAGCTTTCGCTAACGAAGTGCTAGACGTTGCTGCTGCATCTAAAGTAACAATCGAAGATCTGAAAGCTCAGTTCGAAGAGACTCGTGTTGCTCTTGTTGCGAAAATCGGTGAGAACATCAACGTACGTCGCGTAGAGTACATCGATGGTGCAAACCTTGCTCAATACCGTCACGGTGAGCGTATCGGTGTTGTTGTAACCGGTGAAGCTGATGAAGAGACTCTAAAGCACGTTGCAATGCACGTTGCTGCTTCTAAGCCTGAGTATGTTAACCCTTCTGACGTTCCTGCTGAAGTTGTTGAGAAAGAAAAAGCACTTCAAATCGAAATCGCTATGAACGAAGGCAAGCCTGCTGAAATCGCTGAGAAGATGGTTATCGGCCGTATGAAGAAGTTTACCGGTGAAGTTTCTCTTACTGGCCAAGCTTACATCATGGAACCTAAGAAAACTGTTGGTGAAGTTCTTAAAGAGAAAGGCGCTAGCGTTTCAAACTTCATTCGTTTAGAAGTTGGCGAAGGTATCGAGAGAAAAGAAGAAGATTTTGCTGCAGAAGTTGCTGCACAAATCGCTGCTACTAAGGCTTAA